TTCTCCGATAAGTACGCGCTCTCGCGAGCCGAGGACATCGAAGCCGCTACGGACACCCTAGCGATCGACGCCGCAGAATCGGTGATCGCCCGGATGAATGGTTGCAGAGATTTTTTCGAAGTGTGGAATCGCGATCGCCTCGTCCATAAAAGAAAAAGAGAAGAGCGAGCTTCCACTCTGGTGCGGATACCGAGGAACGCAAACAACGAACTGACATAAACATCGAAATATAGGTCCATCCGGAATTGAGTGGCATCTAACCTTTGTCAAGCTGCCAGCGCGGGCATGTTATGGGAGCTTACTGAACCACGGCGAGGAGAACCTCATGCTGATCAATATTCTTATGGTCAAGCCCGTAGAGGTGGTAGGCCCGGATGTACCTCTCCGCGATGTGGCGCGGATGATGAGGGATAAGGCCATCGGGTGCTTGCCGGTGTGCGAGAATGAACAGCTGATCGGAATCATTGCCGACCGCGACATCGTTTGCCGCGGCGTGGCGGACGGCCTCGATATCATGCGAGGTCAAACGCGCGACATCATGACGAAAAACGTCGTGTATTGTTTTGACGACCAGTCGGACGCTGAGGCGGCCAAATTGATGGAAGATAATGAGGTTCGCCACCTGCCGGTGCTGAACCGAAAGATGAAAATAGTCGGCATGGTGACGCTGGGCGATCTGGCACTTCGATCGAAGACGCTGACGCGGACCCTTCTCGGAATCATCG
The sequence above is a segment of the Bacteroidota bacterium genome. Coding sequences within it:
- a CDS encoding CBS domain-containing protein, encoding MLINILMVKPVEVVGPDVPLRDVARMMRDKAIGCLPVCENEQLIGIIADRDIVCRGVADGLDIMRGQTRDIMTKNVVYCFDDQSDAEAAKLMEDNEVRHLPVLNRKMKIVGMVTLGDLALRSKTLTRTLLGIIERDALRREKLHSTHAW